In one Micromonospora polyrhachis genomic region, the following are encoded:
- a CDS encoding helix-turn-helix domain-containing protein: protein MNTDLVSTDAVAPTVWEHREMRQALASRDLKTVYERLQRVGVSQRRIARLTGQTASEVYEVLKGRRIMAHEVLVRIADGFGIPRGYMGVAYDESTEIALDLASATCSTHANEREEVRSLLSHAANVTMGTATDEVTRWWQPIDRQVAPAPTRVGTWDVAQIEALTAAMRVLDYRHGGGACRDAVAAQVRWAQQLLNAACDDQTRSRLHLALADLHNLAGWTSFDVGMYSVARKHFARAHEQAKHAADNSLAANVLYRMGRLHLHRGMHREALRFFQLGQITAQDSGSGLTVAMLCANEAWAYALLGDSQQMQRSISRARDEFARADHENAPVWVRFFGEADLYASIGVTLSALSKPREADLEEGIALLQTAVALRGSSMARSRIFELTTLAVMCLRIGERDGGLHAGRQAVANAKSVRSVRTIDRMEPLRSLAALQEGDLQDLANEISTMRGTP, encoded by the coding sequence ATGAACACCGACCTGGTTTCTACGGATGCCGTAGCCCCCACAGTGTGGGAACACCGCGAGATGCGCCAGGCGCTCGCCTCCCGCGATCTAAAGACGGTATACGAGCGCCTTCAACGTGTCGGGGTCTCACAACGAAGGATCGCGCGTCTGACGGGCCAGACAGCTTCGGAGGTCTACGAGGTCCTCAAGGGCCGCCGAATTATGGCGCACGAGGTGTTGGTCCGCATTGCCGATGGCTTCGGCATCCCACGCGGGTACATGGGTGTGGCCTACGACGAGTCGACCGAAATCGCTCTCGATTTAGCGTCCGCGACATGCTCAACTCACGCGAATGAGCGGGAAGAGGTGAGGAGCCTCCTCTCCCACGCAGCCAATGTAACGATGGGAACTGCCACGGACGAGGTCACACGATGGTGGCAGCCAATCGACCGACAGGTCGCTCCCGCCCCCACCCGTGTGGGCACATGGGACGTCGCGCAGATTGAGGCGCTCACTGCTGCGATGCGGGTCTTGGATTACCGACACGGTGGCGGTGCCTGCCGCGACGCTGTCGCAGCCCAGGTCCGCTGGGCTCAGCAGCTCCTTAATGCCGCATGTGATGACCAAACCCGGTCTCGTTTGCATTTAGCTTTGGCGGATCTACATAATCTCGCGGGATGGACGTCGTTTGACGTTGGAATGTACTCTGTGGCGCGAAAGCACTTCGCCCGTGCCCATGAGCAAGCCAAGCATGCGGCAGATAATTCGTTGGCGGCGAACGTTTTGTACCGCATGGGTCGCCTTCACTTACATCGCGGCATGCACCGTGAAGCCTTGCGTTTCTTCCAGCTAGGACAGATAACAGCCCAGGACTCCGGCTCTGGGCTCACGGTCGCCATGCTCTGCGCCAACGAAGCGTGGGCATATGCACTGCTCGGAGATTCGCAACAGATGCAACGTTCTATTAGTCGAGCCCGGGATGAATTCGCACGCGCCGATCATGAGAATGCGCCCGTCTGGGTGCGTTTTTTCGGCGAGGCCGATCTTTATGCATCCATTGGAGTCACCCTGTCTGCCCTCTCGAAACCACGCGAGGCAGACCTCGAAGAAGGCATCGCACTTCTTCAAACAGCAGTCGCATTGCGAGGTTCTAGCATGGCGCGGAGTCGCATCTTCGAGCTAACCACTCTCGCTGTCATGTGCCTTCGGATCGGCGAGCGCGATGGCGGCCTTCACGCGGGCCGCCAGGCCGTAGCCAACGCGAAATCGGTAAGATCAGTTCGCACGATCGATCGAATGGAGCCCCTTCGAAGCCTCGCGGCTTTACAAGAGGGCGATCTGCAGGATCTTGCAAATGAAATTAGCACGATGCGAGGTACCCCATGA
- a CDS encoding creatininase family protein has translation MNRWYGSLPAPEIATHLTERSVLCLPIGSYEQHGPHLPLHTDTVIAAQFTNRLIERYGDPHDLWALPALPYGLSLEHSWALGTVSLKVGVLTTLLNAIVGEFARTTPARRLLIVNGHGGNRGILEAVSYELQATHHVQVCIIHPSSLSTVHATSELPEIHAGVEETSIMLTLAPSDVHLNRLPETFVVDPAHRHEIQRLVLDRGTTWPWSSDDDRISSFGISGGNPQLASAELGEAIIASALDASDQVLQHL, from the coding sequence ATGAACCGTTGGTACGGATCGCTCCCGGCACCGGAGATCGCCACGCACCTAACCGAGCGATCGGTCCTGTGCCTGCCCATCGGCTCATATGAACAGCACGGCCCGCACCTGCCCCTGCACACCGACACCGTCATCGCCGCGCAGTTCACCAACCGGCTCATTGAGCGCTACGGCGACCCACACGACCTCTGGGCGCTGCCGGCGCTGCCGTATGGCCTGTCCCTGGAGCACTCCTGGGCCCTCGGCACGGTCTCCCTAAAGGTCGGCGTACTTACCACCCTGCTCAATGCCATTGTCGGCGAGTTCGCGCGGACCACCCCTGCCCGACGGCTTCTCATCGTCAACGGGCATGGCGGCAATCGCGGCATCCTCGAGGCAGTTAGCTACGAACTGCAGGCCACGCATCATGTGCAGGTCTGCATCATCCACCCCAGCTCACTCTCGACCGTACATGCGACGTCGGAACTGCCGGAGATCCACGCGGGTGTGGAAGAAACCAGCATAATGCTGACCCTCGCCCCCAGCGACGTACACCTGAACCGACTACCGGAGACGTTCGTCGTCGACCCAGCCCACCGCCACGAGATCCAGCGACTCGTCCTCGACCGCGGCACCACGTGGCCGTGGAGTTCTGACGATGACCGCATCTCCAGTTTCGGCATCAGTGGCGGTAACCCGCAACTGGCCTCCGCCGAACTGGGGGAAGCCATCATCGCGAGCGCCCTGGACGCATCCGATCAGGTTCTACAACACCTGTAG
- a CDS encoding YdeI/OmpD-associated family protein codes for MPETIQRLPITGTVAADSNGTLLVLSERLDGHDTFLTGQLQLPDSPPVQVQILSFDDVTVLRLLDPSHAPPAGSWAGILHLPHGWRTRSIPDDLVAAVHVARRNLTVLDEAERRYALTFLAEASTPAIRQARIDAIVTALPAVDSVS; via the coding sequence ATGCCCGAAACCATTCAGCGCCTGCCCATCACCGGGACCGTCGCAGCAGACTCGAACGGCACCTTGCTCGTGCTGTCCGAACGACTCGACGGACACGACACCTTCCTGACAGGCCAGCTCCAACTCCCCGACTCTCCGCCGGTACAGGTACAGATCTTGAGCTTCGACGACGTCACCGTCCTGCGCCTGCTCGACCCATCGCACGCACCTCCCGCCGGATCATGGGCCGGCATCCTGCACCTACCGCACGGCTGGCGCACCCGGTCGATACCCGACGACCTGGTGGCCGCAGTCCATGTCGCGCGCCGTAACCTAACCGTCCTAGACGAGGCCGAGCGCCGCTACGCGCTCACATTCCTCGCCGAGGCAAGCACTCCGGCGATCCGGCAGGCCAGAATCGACGCGATTGTCACTGCCCTGCCAGCAGTGGATAGTGTCTCGTGA
- a CDS encoding phosphoketolase family protein, giving the protein MNDWWESEVSVDLAHRADALWRALTYLSVAQLHLRSNVLAVDCLDESDVKPRPAGHWGTVPGTAWVLAHAVLAAGCGIGLQIVPVLGAGHAGVVQRALAWMTGDIVKMDPRYGRDADGLAALAAAFPDGDALGSEVHPELPAGAYMGGWLGGAFAFAQGMALDSPNRVVVPIIGDGECETPATAASWLARRVLADTMVLPVVHLNGHRMGGPSLLGGMSDEEVSAYARGLGWEPVVVEVGTDGGLGEHAEFHRVLVAGVEATARRAHRVVFLRCVKGWSGPIGAHKTPLTEPAGDPCQLAALRAWLSSYRPSELFDADAQPVGALASALDAIDVGSALLDAPPMPPPVAATGRGFATEVTAVLRAHAATGDIKVFSPDELRSNRLGDLQGEAWAHEVLAEEVLLGWVAGWTATGHRGLIISYEAFAPLLLTGLIGQLKQRRLIKHSLPSINLLLTSYGWHNVYSHGDPSLITALLGTGDTAVHVFTPADSDRVAVALDDALRSMGRVNVIVAGKHTTATYPGETVDEERHCGLAVWRHLSDPGEPDLTLVCAGDLAAAVVTDAVVRIRSHSGCRIRVVNVHDLTALTDPDLHHYIGTHAAVLIVTLGHPAAIWGLLGGRLHRDVDVIGWAEPSFPMSQERLAAHAGFDVAGVTSAAEALLAKRKR; this is encoded by the coding sequence GTGAACGACTGGTGGGAGTCTGAAGTGTCGGTGGATCTCGCCCATCGTGCGGATGCCCTTTGGCGTGCGCTCACGTACCTGTCGGTCGCGCAGCTTCACCTTCGATCGAACGTGCTCGCTGTCGACTGCCTTGATGAGTCCGACGTTAAGCCGCGCCCGGCAGGTCATTGGGGCACGGTACCCGGCACGGCATGGGTGCTGGCGCATGCCGTCCTCGCCGCAGGCTGCGGCATCGGTCTGCAGATAGTTCCAGTTCTGGGCGCCGGCCATGCTGGTGTCGTCCAGCGTGCATTGGCCTGGATGACCGGCGACATCGTTAAGATGGATCCACGGTACGGGCGAGACGCTGATGGGCTGGCAGCACTGGCTGCGGCGTTTCCGGACGGGGACGCGCTCGGCTCGGAGGTTCATCCCGAGTTGCCAGCCGGTGCCTACATGGGCGGGTGGCTCGGCGGCGCGTTCGCCTTTGCCCAGGGCATGGCGCTGGACTCCCCGAACCGGGTCGTCGTGCCGATCATCGGTGACGGCGAATGCGAGACTCCTGCCACGGCGGCCTCCTGGCTGGCCCGGCGCGTGCTAGCCGACACCATGGTGCTGCCGGTCGTGCATCTCAACGGTCATCGAATGGGCGGCCCGTCGCTGCTGGGTGGCATGAGCGACGAGGAGGTGAGCGCTTACGCACGGGGTCTGGGCTGGGAGCCGGTCGTCGTCGAAGTTGGGACAGACGGCGGGTTAGGCGAGCATGCCGAGTTCCACCGTGTCCTCGTGGCCGGCGTCGAGGCAACCGCCCGCAGAGCACATCGGGTGGTGTTCCTACGGTGCGTGAAGGGCTGGTCCGGCCCCATTGGGGCGCACAAGACACCGCTCACAGAGCCGGCCGGTGATCCGTGTCAACTGGCGGCGCTGCGTGCCTGGCTGTCGTCCTACCGGCCCAGTGAACTGTTCGACGCCGACGCGCAGCCCGTTGGTGCGCTCGCGTCTGCGCTGGACGCCATTGACGTTGGCAGCGCGCTATTGGATGCTCCGCCGATGCCCCCGCCAGTAGCGGCAACGGGGCGGGGTTTCGCAACGGAAGTGACCGCAGTGCTGCGGGCGCATGCCGCAACCGGCGACATCAAGGTCTTTAGCCCGGATGAACTGCGGTCGAACCGCCTCGGCGACCTGCAGGGCGAAGCTTGGGCACATGAGGTACTTGCTGAGGAAGTCCTCCTCGGCTGGGTTGCCGGGTGGACAGCGACAGGCCATCGCGGCCTGATTATCTCGTACGAGGCATTCGCGCCGCTGTTGCTGACCGGACTGATCGGACAGCTCAAGCAACGGCGGCTCATCAAGCATTCATTGCCGAGCATCAACTTGCTCTTGACCTCGTATGGCTGGCACAACGTGTACAGCCACGGAGACCCTTCACTGATCACCGCGCTGCTAGGGACGGGCGACACGGCCGTGCACGTCTTCACGCCCGCCGACTCAGACCGGGTCGCTGTCGCGCTCGACGATGCATTGCGGTCAATGGGACGCGTCAACGTCATCGTCGCGGGCAAGCACACCACCGCGACCTACCCCGGGGAGACGGTCGATGAGGAGCGTCACTGCGGCTTGGCGGTCTGGCGCCACCTGAGCGACCCAGGCGAGCCAGACCTGACGCTGGTGTGCGCCGGCGACCTCGCCGCAGCAGTGGTTACGGACGCCGTTGTGAGGATCCGCAGCCACTCTGGCTGTCGGATCCGGGTGGTCAACGTCCACGACCTGACGGCGCTTACAGACCCGGACCTGCATCACTACATCGGAACTCACGCCGCCGTGCTCATCGTGACGCTCGGGCACCCGGCCGCGATCTGGGGGCTGCTCGGTGGTCGGCTGCACCGCGACGTCGACGTAATCGGCTGGGCCGAGCCGTCGTTCCCGATGTCACAGGAAAGGTTGGCGGCGCACGCCGGGTTCGATGTCGCTGGCGTTACCTCGGCAGCCGAGGCACTGCTAGCCAAGCGGAAGCGCTGA
- a CDS encoding HAD family hydrolase — protein MKRLLLSIDVGGTLCQFEGPTVATILAKASPLRPADARSVIRQQLYTRASIDSAVIAEVCDALQIPVSAFPTPIESPPAQLLPGTVAALRTMSRHATIVTLSNASCLEADTDRLRNLLSPWVIDYFPSCRTGYAKPDPAAFHCVATECRSSPANMVHIGDDWDCDVIGARTAGVIVIWVSNGRPVPQPERLDDVGLLVAADLSAASQHITELATRR, from the coding sequence GTGAAACGGCTACTGCTAAGCATTGATGTCGGGGGGACCCTTTGCCAGTTCGAAGGACCTACAGTGGCCACGATCTTGGCGAAGGCTTCGCCGCTCAGGCCCGCCGACGCGCGCTCGGTCATCCGCCAGCAGCTGTACACCCGAGCCTCGATTGATTCTGCAGTCATTGCGGAGGTCTGCGATGCGCTGCAGATCCCCGTAAGCGCGTTCCCGACACCCATCGAGTCGCCGCCGGCACAGCTCTTGCCAGGGACAGTTGCGGCGCTGCGGACTATGAGTCGGCACGCCACCATCGTCACGTTGTCGAATGCGAGCTGCCTGGAGGCCGATACTGACCGTTTGCGGAACCTGCTGTCTCCATGGGTGATCGACTACTTCCCCTCCTGTCGGACCGGCTACGCCAAACCCGATCCAGCCGCTTTCCATTGCGTGGCCACCGAGTGCCGAAGCAGCCCGGCGAATATGGTGCACATCGGCGACGACTGGGATTGCGACGTCATCGGTGCCCGAACTGCCGGGGTGATCGTCATCTGGGTATCGAACGGACGACCAGTACCTCAGCCCGAACGGCTCGACGACGTTGGCCTGCTCGTGGCCGCTGATCTCAGCGCCGCCAGCCAGCACATCACTGAACTCGCTACACGGAGATGA
- a CDS encoding class I SAM-dependent methyltransferase, protein MIMSLFHGTVGFYRQYRPGIPATVADVLDTAVPTGAPRRLLDVGTGTGLVVEALLGRFDDIIAIDNDPDMLAAAEDALRPQLPADAQLRLQEVTAEEFTPPAGWQAELVTICRAFHWLDQAAILIRLDAQVSPDGAVAIFGDNSFWTATSDWKAAIRTVIQDFLGEQRRAGERTFQHHNRPYSEIMHESPFSQVEEHTVPVNRTWTADSILGYLHSTSFAAPQLFGDRLGEFDSAVRATLAQYSDTDTFAEDNEFLIRIGRRERA, encoded by the coding sequence ATGATCATGAGTCTGTTTCACGGAACCGTCGGCTTCTACCGGCAGTACCGGCCCGGCATCCCGGCGACCGTGGCCGACGTGTTGGATACCGCGGTCCCTACCGGTGCGCCGCGACGCCTGCTCGACGTAGGCACCGGCACCGGCCTCGTGGTGGAGGCTCTGCTTGGCCGTTTCGATGACATCATCGCCATCGACAACGATCCAGACATGCTCGCCGCTGCCGAAGATGCGCTCCGCCCGCAGCTACCCGCCGACGCTCAGCTACGGCTGCAGGAGGTCACGGCGGAGGAGTTCACGCCACCGGCGGGCTGGCAGGCCGAACTGGTGACGATCTGCCGAGCATTCCACTGGCTCGACCAAGCCGCGATCCTGATCCGATTGGACGCACAGGTCAGCCCGGACGGCGCGGTCGCGATCTTCGGCGACAACAGTTTCTGGACCGCTACCAGCGACTGGAAGGCCGCAATCCGCACGGTCATCCAAGATTTCCTCGGCGAGCAGCGTCGCGCTGGCGAACGCACGTTCCAGCATCACAACCGCCCATACAGCGAGATCATGCATGAGTCGCCGTTCAGCCAGGTCGAGGAGCACACTGTGCCCGTCAACCGGACCTGGACCGCCGACAGCATCCTTGGATACCTGCACTCCACCTCGTTCGCCGCGCCGCAACTGTTCGGCGACCGACTCGGCGAGTTCGACAGCGCTGTCCGTGCCACCCTTGCCCAATACAGCGATACCGACACCTTCGCCGAGGACAACGAGTTTCTCATCCGCATCGGCCGGCGAGAACGGGCATGA
- a CDS encoding phosphotransferase enzyme family protein, with product MINLHIKDHTPIPLNRDGLDVVLHAICGRSGLNPSGARLIKFTNNAVFELAQEPIVVRIAGSQTVRDRVPKIIAVAKWLTTHGMPSVQLLPNVKQPIEAHGHLATIWHSVPATGIAATASDLGRILRRFHSLPPPATPLPRWRPLRPIRQRIAETDILPKSDRLFLESKCDELEGAIVDLRYSIPPGPIHGDSFIGNLIPGPTGPVICDFDSAAYGPREWDLTPTAVGKLRFAYAGNVHEELAEAYGTDVTDWPGFPVLRQLRELQLVTSVLPVLHDNPSLTPQWRHRLTTFKSGDVEAVWTPYR from the coding sequence ATGATCAACCTACACATCAAAGACCATACCCCTATCCCCTTAAACCGCGACGGACTCGATGTCGTCTTGCACGCTATTTGCGGCCGGTCGGGCCTGAACCCTTCAGGTGCGAGGCTGATCAAATTCACTAACAACGCGGTTTTTGAATTGGCCCAGGAACCCATAGTCGTTCGGATTGCCGGATCCCAGACCGTTCGCGATCGAGTGCCCAAGATAATCGCCGTCGCCAAGTGGCTAACCACACACGGTATGCCATCCGTACAGCTACTCCCTAACGTCAAGCAGCCTATCGAGGCACATGGGCACCTAGCGACAATCTGGCACAGTGTCCCCGCTACCGGAATTGCGGCAACCGCATCTGATCTGGGCCGAATCCTGCGCCGATTCCACAGTTTGCCACCTCCCGCCACACCACTCCCTCGTTGGCGACCGCTAAGGCCTATTCGACAACGCATTGCCGAGACTGACATTCTCCCAAAAAGCGACCGGCTATTCCTCGAATCAAAGTGCGATGAGCTGGAGGGAGCAATCGTCGACCTTAGGTACAGCATACCGCCGGGGCCTATTCATGGAGATAGCTTTATCGGCAACCTAATTCCAGGCCCTACGGGTCCTGTAATCTGCGATTTTGACTCTGCCGCGTACGGACCACGCGAATGGGATCTGACACCTACTGCTGTCGGAAAGCTACGTTTTGCCTACGCCGGAAACGTCCACGAGGAGCTAGCCGAAGCATATGGCACTGATGTAACCGACTGGCCAGGGTTTCCAGTCCTCCGTCAACTTCGCGAACTCCAGCTCGTGACCAGCGTACTGCCGGTACTGCATGACAACCCATCCCTTACTCCACAATGGCGGCATCGATTGACGACTTTCAAAAGCGGCGACGTCGAGGCCGTCTGGACGCCATACAGATGA
- a CDS encoding enolase C-terminal domain-like protein translates to MAARIEAIRVVTTKAGSSEDATFVALYAAGTIGWYGPVTAEIGRYVEAVLTQPALGEPVNDHQRLHAALCRAIRADTSVVASWAVGAVDCAAWDLHSQLAQVPVADLLGATPQRRVPLYASWLSLDVTNGIPVAAVERVKRDGWHFTKWGLRKNPATDDRTAEAAQLAAAVRAMEAALRQKAAFDAVFTWDPEFAFLFLDELDPASVRWLEDPLPQCDVKTYEALAMSMPLALGERLLLHADAAAILRLKLQAFTLDVVACGGLTRAVDLVTAAQTLGVLVYPHGRSFVPAVHLAAAYPDAIAAVEYRLQWEPVRQQRYAQPWLPSHGAITVPRSPGLGATPRSC, encoded by the coding sequence ATGGCAGCCAGGATTGAGGCGATCCGCGTCGTTACCACCAAAGCCGGCTCGAGCGAGGACGCCACGTTCGTTGCCCTCTATGCGGCCGGGACGATCGGCTGGTACGGGCCGGTGACGGCGGAGATTGGACGGTACGTGGAGGCTGTCCTTACACAACCAGCACTCGGCGAGCCGGTGAACGACCACCAGAGACTTCATGCGGCCCTGTGTAGGGCAATCCGGGCAGACACCAGCGTGGTGGCGTCGTGGGCCGTCGGTGCAGTGGATTGCGCCGCTTGGGACCTACATAGCCAACTTGCCCAAGTGCCCGTAGCTGACCTGCTTGGAGCGACGCCGCAGCGGCGGGTGCCGCTCTACGCCTCATGGCTGAGCCTCGACGTAACAAATGGCATACCCGTCGCGGCTGTCGAGCGCGTCAAACGCGACGGATGGCATTTTACGAAATGGGGACTGCGCAAGAATCCAGCAACCGATGACCGCACGGCGGAGGCCGCCCAGCTTGCTGCGGCGGTACGGGCCATGGAGGCAGCGCTCAGGCAGAAAGCTGCATTCGACGCCGTCTTCACTTGGGATCCCGAATTCGCCTTCCTGTTCCTCGATGAGCTGGACCCGGCTTCGGTGCGCTGGCTGGAGGACCCACTACCACAATGTGACGTTAAAACGTATGAGGCATTGGCGATGAGCATGCCGTTGGCCCTCGGCGAACGGCTTCTCTTGCATGCCGACGCCGCGGCGATTCTCCGACTCAAGCTACAGGCGTTCACACTTGACGTGGTGGCGTGCGGCGGACTCACACGCGCGGTCGACCTGGTGACTGCGGCACAAACGCTCGGCGTGCTGGTCTACCCGCACGGCCGCTCTTTTGTTCCGGCCGTTCACCTCGCCGCTGCCTATCCGGATGCGATCGCCGCAGTCGAATACCGGTTGCAGTGGGAACCGGTTCGGCAGCAAAGGTATGCACAGCCTTGGCTGCCCTCACACGGAGCGATCACCGTTCCCAGGTCTCCAGGCTTGGGTGCCACGCCGAGGAGCTGCTAA